GGCTCAACGACGCCCCGGCTTTGGCCGCGGCGGATACGGGCCTGGCTTTGGCGGGCGGATCGGATCTGGCCATCGCCAGCGGGGACATATTGCTGTTATCGCCGGATTTGCGCAGCGTTCCTCGCATGGTGGCATTGGCCCGCGCGGTGATGCGCACCATCAAACTCAATCTGCTCTGGGCCTTCGGATACAATGCCCTGCTGATCCCCGTGGCGGCCGGGGCCTTACACTCCAGGGGCTGGGAGCTGAGCCCGGTCCTGGCCGGCGCGGCCATGGGGCTGTCGAGCCTGTTCGTCCTCTTGAACAGCTTGCGATTGAAGGGGTTCCGTCCCGGAATCTGATTTCGGTTCCCGATTCGGGCCATATTTCCCGGGCATTCCCGAAAGCCCCCGGCATTACATTAACCGCGGACTTCGCAGAAAGGCCGGGGAATCGCGAGTGGGTATCGGTTCGAAATCCTTCTTGATAGCGGCCGGGCTCGCCCTGGCCGCCGCGCGGGCCCAGACCCCGATCCGCATCGATCCCGCGGATACCCGGCAAACCTTCGAGGGATGGGGGACCAGCCTGGCCTGGTGGGCCTTTTCCCTGGGAGGCTGGAAGGAAGCCAACCTGGGAACCCTGGTGGATCAAGTGGCCGACAGCAATACCGGCCTGGGGATGACCATTTTCAGGTATAACATCGGGGGCGGCGAGCAGCCCGGGCATACGCATATGCGCGTGGATGCGGTTATACCGGGCTACAAGCCCACCGAGGCGGGACCTTACGCATGGCGGGCGGACTCCCTGCAAATCAGGACCATGAAGGCGCTGCTGGCGCGCGTGAAGAACCCCATCCTGGAAGCCTTTTCCAACTCGCCGCCCTGGTGGATGACTAAGAGCGGCTGCGCATCGGGGAACACCGATGGTTCGAATAACCTGAAGGATGATTATTACGACGACTTCGCCGACTACCTGACCTCGGTGGTCAAGCACTTGCAGGATTCCTTAGGGCTGTCGTTCCGGACCCTGGAGCCGTTCAACGAGCCCAACTCCAATTGGTGGACGGCGCTGGGCAAGCAGGAAGGCTGCATGTTCTCGCGCGCCACGCAACCGAAGCTGATCACGGAGGTGGCCAAAAGCTTGAAGGCAAAAAGCCTGGCGACGCGCCTGGTCGCGGCGGACGCCAATTCCATCGCGGAAATGGTCGGCAACGTGCAAAGCTACGATTCGGCCTCAATGGCATCGCTCGCCCAGATCAACACGCATTCCTATAACGGTTCCGTTTCGGATCGGAAGACCTTGCGGACCTTGGCGACCAAGGCAGGTAAGCGGCTCTGGCAATCGGAAACGGGGCCTTCGGCCATGTCCGGGAAGCCCCTGTTCGATGTCGCCATCTGGTCGGCATCGCTCATCGTGAAGGATCTGCGCGACATGGGAGCGGAGGCGTGGGTGGATTGGCAAGTGGCGGGCGGCGGCATCTGGGGCGTGATCGATTACAATGCCTCGGCCCAGACCAGCCAAATCAACAAGAAGGGATTCGCTTACGCCCAGTTCTCCCGCTTCATCCGCCCCGGGGCGATTATCCTGGGAGGCGGGGATTCCAATACGGTGGCCGCCTATCACCCCGCCACGGGAGCATTGATCCTGGTGGTGGTCAATGCGGGCGATGCCGCGGCCGAATATACTTTCGACCTCTCGCGCTTCCCCGGCCGGCCCGCGTCGGCGCGCGCCTACCGGACCTCGTCCACCGAGGACATGAAATCCCTCGGCGCCGTCGCGCTGGCCGGGAGCACCTTGTCCGCCCAAATGCCCGCGCGTTCCGTCACGACCTTGGTATTGGACGGGGTCACGGTGGCCGTCCTGCCCAGGCCTCGCGCCGTGGTCGGATCAGAGCGGCGATTCCTTTCGGGAAGGGCGATGGCGACTCCGGTCTACGGAACTCCGCAAGGCGTGTGCTGCCTGGATGCGGCCGGGCGTTTTGCGCCACCGGGCCTGGTGGAATAAGCCGGAACAACGGAGATCCACCCGAAAACCTGCCAAGACGGCAGAAAGCTAGGTCCTAACCCGGGCCTGTGGTATATTTGGGGTATGCGGAACTTGCGTCGACATGGAATCCTGGGGCCAGCCGCCTTGCTGCTGGCCGCGGTCTTCTTCGTGGCCCAGGTTTTCGCCTGCTGCCAAGCGAACGCGCGCCTCGGCCGCTCCCTGCTTTCCATGTTCGCGCGGACCTCCCAACCGGCCCATGCCTGTTGCGCCAGGGCCGCGGCTCGCGAGCCCCTCGCGCCTCCGGCGCATTCCGGTTGCGCCGCCGGCCAATGTTGCCTCCATCAAGCGGCCCAGAATGCGCCCCAGTTGGCCTCCGCGCCCAGCGAAGCACCGGTATTCTCCGTGTCCCTGGTGCTCTTGCCGGCCTTCATCGAACCTCCCGTCGCCCTGGGCGAATGGCCCCCGACGGTGATCGATTCCGGGCCGCCGATCTACCTCCGCACCCTCCGCCTCCTCGTCTGAGATCCCCGTCGGTACCGTAAGGGTCCGCCGACCGTAACGGGTCCGCTACCCTGCTCCGTGGACGCCACGGGTCCCTTCGTTATTCCCGATCACCGAACCTGAGAGGAGAAGCGATGCTACGCTTTCCGTCCCTGAGCCTTTCCGCTTGCGCCCTGGCCGCGATCTGCGCCGGCGCGTCGGAGCCCGAAACGCCCATCCCGGCGGCCGCCATCCCGATGGCCGCCGGCCCCGCCGACGATCCCTTGCCGGCCCTGGTGTCCGAGGCGATGCGAAACAATCCCTCCATCCAGGCCGCGGAGTACCAGGTCAAGGCGCTCCGGTCCGCGCCCGATCATGCCTGGTCCTGGGAGGCGCCGCAAGTCGGGGTGGAGTTCTTCCAGACGCCGGTGAAGTCTTTCCCGAACCCGATCAAGAACCAGCAGGAAATCGACTACTCCGTACAGCAGGCGTTCCCCTTCCCGGGGAAGATCGCCACGCGCATCAGGGCCGAGGATCGGCGCGTGGACATGGGTTCCGCCGAGCTGGAGGCCTTGAAGCATCAGGTGGCCCGCGACGTGAAAACCGATTATTACGAGCTATACCTCCTCGATCGCCGCATGGAGATCAATAGCGAAAGCCAGGCCCTGATGCGGCGCCTCATCGAGATCGCGCGCCGACAATACGAGGTGGGCATGGGGAGGCAGGCCGACATCCTCAAGGCGCAAACGGAGCTGACCTCGCTCCGCACCGACAGCATCGGCTTGGAGCAAATGCGACGGGCCACGGCCGGCATGCTGAACGCCTTGTTGAACCGGGAAACGGAAAGGCCTTTTCCGGTCGCGGCCGACCTCAAGGTCGCCGAAATCGGCTGGACCTTCGGGCAAATCGCCGTCATCCTGGAGGAGAACCATCCCAAGCTCCGCTCCATGCAGGCTTCGATCCGGATGCGCGAAGCGGAAAAGAGCATGGCCGGAAAGGAATACTTGCCCGAGTTCATGGTGCGTGGGACCTATAAGGATATGCTGGCGATGTCGTCCGGGGAAGGGTCGCCGGGGGACTTCTGGTCGGTGATGGTGAGCATGAACGTGCCCGTCGCCTTCTGGTCCCTGCCCAGGTATCGCGCCGGTTACGCACAAGGCGAAGCCAACCTCGCCCAGGCCAAACGGGAATACGCGAACATGCGGAACATGCTGTTCGCCAAGGCGCAGGAGGCGCTGCTCAAGGCCGAAAGCGGGGCCGAATTGGCCCGTCTGGCGAAGAGCGTATTGGTGCCGCAGGCCCAGCAGGCTCTGGAGTCGAACCAGGCGGCCTACCAGGGCGGGAAAGGCGATTTCATGACCCTGTTGGACGCCTACCGAACCCGCTTGATGGCCAAGGAGAACGCCGAGATGGCCATCATGCAACTGTCCGCCAGCCAGGCCGACCTGGAAGAGGCCGTGGGCCTGGGACTGGAAGAAATCTCGCTGAAGATAAGCGAAGGAGCGAAGAAATGAAAAAGGGAATGCTTATCGCCTTGGCCGCCATATTCCTGGCCGGCGTGGCGGCGGAGATCTGGACCTTGCGGCATGGGGCCGGGGCGCCGGCCGCGCGAATCAAGGCCGCCAAGACCATGTACAACTGCGCCATGCATCCGCAGTACATCTCGGACAAGCCGGGCAACTGCCCGATCTGCGGGATGAAACTGGTGCCGATGGACAAGGAGCATGCGGATTCGGGAAGCCGGGAGGCGAGCGCCGGCGCGGAAAGGAAAATCCTGTATTGGCGCGATCCCATGCATCCCTGGTACACGTCCGACAAGCCCGGCAAGGCGCCGGACTGCGGCATGGATCTGGTGCCCATATACGAGGGCGACCAGAGCGCGAAGGGCGTCCGCATCGATCCCACCACCGTGCAGAACATGGGGGTGAAAACCGAGGCGGTGGGCTTGCGGGACATGCAAACCGAGATCCGCACCAGCGGCATGGTGAAGGTGGATCAAAGCAAGCTGACCTCGGTGAACGCGCGCGTGATGGGCTACGCGGAAAAGGTCGCGGTGAGCACCACCGGCGAGAAGGTCCGCAAGGGCCAGACGCTATTGGAACTCTACAGCCCCGACCTGGTGAGCACGCAGGAGGAATACCTGCAGGCGTTGCGGTACGCGAAGGGAAACGCCGGCGGGGCCGATCTCGGGGCGCGCGAATTGGTGGAAAGCTCGCGGCGGCGCTTGCTCAACTGGGGCATTTCCGAAAGCGAAATAGCCTCGTTGGAGAAGCTGGGCCATGCCCGGAGCGCCTTGCCCATCGCCTCCCCCGCCAACGGAATCGTGCTGGAGAAGATGGTGGTGCAGGGCCAGAACGTCATGCCCGGGACGGAACTGTACCAGATCGCCGATCTCTCCAAGGTGTGGATCGTGGCCAGCGTTTATCAGCAAGATCTGGCGGTAGCGCGCCTCGGGGCCGAGGCGGAGGTGGAACTGAACTACATGCCGGGAAAGACCTTCAAGGGCAAGGTCACTTCCATTTCCCCGGGGCTCAACGCGCAGACCATGACCGCGGAGCTGCGCGTCGAAGTGGCCAATACGCCCGCCCTGGATTTCCGGCCCGAAATGTTCGCGACCGTGCATATCCGTTCCGCGGCGCGCAGCCGCGTGGTGGCGGTGCCGGAGCAGGCCATCATCCGTTCCGGACGGCGCGACATCGCCGTGGTCGCCTTGGGTAACGGCTATTTCGAACCGCGCGAGGTAAAGCTGGGAGCCGCCTCCGGCGATTACGTGGAGATCACCGAAGGCCTGCACGAAGGCGAGACCTTGGTCGTCTCTTCCCAGTTCTTGATCGATTCGGAGAGCAATCTCAAGGCGGCCATCCAGCAAATGCAGGGCGGCTCCGCTAAGGGAATGGACATGGGCGCGTCGGGTGCGGGAGCGGCTCCCGCTTCGGGGGCTGCCCCGGGGCCCGCTGCCGCGGCCGATAGCGCCCATACCGGCTCGGACGGAAAGTAGGCTATCATGCTCGAGAAAATCATCACCTGGTCCATCCGCAACCGCATCCTCGTCCTATTGTTCACCGCGCTCGCCATCGGCCTCGGCATCTACGCCTTGTCCACCACGGCGGTGGACGCTCTGCCCGATCTCAGCGACGTTCAGGTCATCGTCTACACCGAGCACAAGGGGCAATCGCCCCGCATCGTGGAAGATCAGGTCACCTATCCCCTGACCACCGCCATGGTTTCGGTGCCGGGGGCCAAGGTGGTGCGCGGCTATTCCTTCTTCGGCTACTCCCTGGTGTACGTCATCTTCGAGGACGGCACGGATATCTATTGGGCGCGCAGCCGCGTGTTGGAGTACCTGAACTACGCGCAGAAGCGCTTGCCCGCCGGCGTGGTGCCGACCCTGGGCCCCGACGCCACCGGCGTCGGCTGGGTGTACGAGTACGCCCTGGTGTCCGACAAACGCTCGCTCCAGGAACTGCGATCCATCCAGGACTGGTACCTGAAATACCAGCTCGCCAGCATCGAAGGCGTAAGCGAGGTGGCCAGCGTGGGCGGCTTCGTGAAGCAATACCAGGTCAATGTCGATCCCGTGAGGCTGCAGGCCTTCGGCATCCCCATCGGCATGGTGGAAATGGCCATCAAGAAGGGCAATTCCGACGCCGGCGGCGAGGTGATCGAGATGGGGGAGGCGGAGTACATGATCCGCGGCCTCGGCTACCTGAAGAACCTGGACGACATCAAGAACATCCCCATCATGATGAATAGGGAAACCGGCACGCCGGTCTATCTCAAGGACATCGCCGACATCGCCATCGGGCCCGAGATGCGGCGCGGCATCGCCGAACTGGACGGGAAAGGGGAAGTGGCCGGCGGGGTGGTCGTGATGCGCTTCGGTCAGAACGCCTTGCAGGTCATCGATGCCGTGAAAAGGAAGCTGGAGGTCCTGAAGGCCGGCTTGCCGGCGGACGTGAAGATCGTGCCCACCTACGATCGCTCCCAATTGATCCACCGCGCCGTCGACAACCTGAAGCACAAGCTGATCGAGGAAATGATCATCGTCGCGATCGTATGCGGGATTTTCCTCTTGCACTTGCGCAGCGCCTTGGTGGCCATCTTCACCTTGCCGGCCGCCATCCTGCTGGCCTTTTTCGTGATGCGCCTGCAGGGAATCAACGCCAACATCATGTCCCTGGGCGGTATCGCCATCGCCATCGGCGCCATGGTGGACGGGGCCATCATCCTCATCGAGAACGCCCATAAGCACCTGGAGCAGGAGAACCTGAAACCGGAAAACGAGCGCCGGCCGCATTGGGACGTCATCCTGGACGCGTCCAAGGAGGTGGGCCCGGCCCTGTTCTGGTCCCTGCTCGTCATCACCGTGTCCTTCATCCCCGTCTTCACCCTGGAGGCCCAGGAAGGCCGCCTCTTCCGGCCCTTGGCCTTCACCAAGACCTATTCCATGGCCGCCGCTTCCATCCTGGCCATCACCATCGTCCCCATCCTCATGGGTTTCTTCATCCGCGGGAAAATCCCGCCCGAACATCGCAACCCCATCAACCGCTTCCTGATGCGCGTCTACCATCCGGTCGTCGATTTCGTTTTGCGCTTCCCCAAATGGGTGATCGGCACGGCCGTGCTGCTGGTATTGGTCACCATCATTCCTTTCCATAAGCTGGGATCGGAATTCATGCCGCCTTTGTTCGAAGGCGATATCCTCTACATGCCCACCACCCTGCCCGGCGTATCGGTGACCAAGGCCAAGGAAATCCTCCAGCAGACGGACAAGATCCTGAAGACCTTCCCGGAAGTCGAACAGGTGTTCGGGAAGATCGGGCGCGCGGAGACGGCTACCGATCCCGCCGGCCTGGACATGGTGGAGACCACGGTCCGCCTCAAGCCCGAGCAGGAATGGCGGCCGGGCATGACGCCGGAAAAGCTGATCGAGGAGATGGACGCGGTCCTGAAGTTCCCCGGCCTCACGAACTCGTGGACCATGCCCATCAAGAACCGCACCGACATGCTCTCGACGGGCATCAAGACCCCGGTGGGCATCAAGATTTCCGGGCCCAACCTGGATACCCTGCAGATGATCGGGCTGGAGGTGGAAGCGCTGATGCGGAAGGTCCCGCATACGGCCTCCGCCTTCGCCGAGCGCGCGGTGGGCGGCACTGAAGCGGGTCCTGATTCCCTCGCCTTCGGGGCAACAGGTGCCGCTGGGGCAGATCGCCGAACTGACGCCCACGCGGGGGCCCATGGTCATCCGCACCGAAGGCGCCCGCCCCAACGCCTGGGTGTTCGTGGACATGCGCGGCACCGACATCGGGTCGTACATGAAGGAGGCCCAGAAGGCCATCGGGGCGCACTTGAGCCTTCCGCCGGGCTACAACCTGGTCTGGAGCGGCGAATACGAATTCATGCAACGCGCGCAGAAGCGCCTCATGCTCGTGATCCCGTTGACGCTCTTCATCATCCTCATCATCCTGTACCTGAATACCAAGTCGATGGCCAAGACGGCCATCGTGCTGTTGGCGGTACCCTTTTCCCTGGTCGGCGCGGTATGGTACCTGTACCTGCTGGGCTTCAACATGAGCCTGGCGGTATGGATAGGCCTGATCGCCTTGGCGGGCCTGGACGCGGAGACCGGCGTGGTGATGCTGCTTTACCTGGAGCGCGCCTACGAGGCGGCCAAGGGCAAGGGCCTGATGAACAATCTCAAGGACCTGAAGGCCGCCATCGATCATGGCGCGGTCATGCGGGTGCGCCCGAAGATCATGACCGCCTCGGTGATCTTGGCGGGCCTCATCCCCATCATGTGGAGCCACGGCACGGGCTCCGACGTGATGAAGCGGATCGCGGCCCCCATGGTGGGCGGCGTGCTGACTTCGGTACTAATGGAATTGGTGGTTTATCCGGCGATTTACAGGTTGTGGCGAGGCAGAGGTTTACCGAGGGGCTGATTCCACAAGATGGACGATCCAAGGCCCGGGTCCCGGCGTTGCTACGAACCAATCATTCGGACCGGCGAGCACATTCCTGGCGGCCGTACGCATACGGA
This region of Fibrobacterota bacterium genomic DNA includes:
- a CDS encoding alpha-L-arabinofuranosidase, with amino-acid sequence MGIGSKSFLIAAGLALAAARAQTPIRIDPADTRQTFEGWGTSLAWWAFSLGGWKEANLGTLVDQVADSNTGLGMTIFRYNIGGGEQPGHTHMRVDAVIPGYKPTEAGPYAWRADSLQIRTMKALLARVKNPILEAFSNSPPWWMTKSGCASGNTDGSNNLKDDYYDDFADYLTSVVKHLQDSLGLSFRTLEPFNEPNSNWWTALGKQEGCMFSRATQPKLITEVAKSLKAKSLATRLVAADANSIAEMVGNVQSYDSASMASLAQINTHSYNGSVSDRKTLRTLATKAGKRLWQSETGPSAMSGKPLFDVAIWSASLIVKDLRDMGAEAWVDWQVAGGGIWGVIDYNASAQTSQINKKGFAYAQFSRFIRPGAIILGGGDSNTVAAYHPATGALILVVVNAGDAAAEYTFDLSRFPGRPASARAYRTSSTEDMKSLGAVALAGSTLSAQMPARSVTTLVLDGVTVAVLPRPRAVVGSERRFLSGRAMATPVYGTPQGVCCLDAAGRFAPPGLVE
- a CDS encoding TolC family protein, with the translated sequence MLRFPSLSLSACALAAICAGASEPETPIPAAAIPMAAGPADDPLPALVSEAMRNNPSIQAAEYQVKALRSAPDHAWSWEAPQVGVEFFQTPVKSFPNPIKNQQEIDYSVQQAFPFPGKIATRIRAEDRRVDMGSAELEALKHQVARDVKTDYYELYLLDRRMEINSESQALMRRLIEIARRQYEVGMGRQADILKAQTELTSLRTDSIGLEQMRRATAGMLNALLNRETERPFPVAADLKVAEIGWTFGQIAVILEENHPKLRSMQASIRMREAEKSMAGKEYLPEFMVRGTYKDMLAMSSGEGSPGDFWSVMVSMNVPVAFWSLPRYRAGYAQGEANLAQAKREYANMRNMLFAKAQEALLKAESGAELARLAKSVLVPQAQQALESNQAAYQGGKGDFMTLLDAYRTRLMAKENAEMAIMQLSASQADLEEAVGLGLEEISLKISEGAKK
- a CDS encoding efflux RND transporter periplasmic adaptor subunit; the encoded protein is MKKGMLIALAAIFLAGVAAEIWTLRHGAGAPAARIKAAKTMYNCAMHPQYISDKPGNCPICGMKLVPMDKEHADSGSREASAGAERKILYWRDPMHPWYTSDKPGKAPDCGMDLVPIYEGDQSAKGVRIDPTTVQNMGVKTEAVGLRDMQTEIRTSGMVKVDQSKLTSVNARVMGYAEKVAVSTTGEKVRKGQTLLELYSPDLVSTQEEYLQALRYAKGNAGGADLGARELVESSRRRLLNWGISESEIASLEKLGHARSALPIASPANGIVLEKMVVQGQNVMPGTELYQIADLSKVWIVASVYQQDLAVARLGAEAEVELNYMPGKTFKGKVTSISPGLNAQTMTAELRVEVANTPALDFRPEMFATVHIRSAARSRVVAVPEQAIIRSGRRDIAVVALGNGYFEPREVKLGAASGDYVEITEGLHEGETLVVSSQFLIDSESNLKAAIQQMQGGSAKGMDMGASGAGAAPASGAAPGPAAAADSAHTGSDGK